A section of the Persephonella sp. genome encodes:
- the rpsM gene encoding 30S ribosomal protein S13 produces MARIAGVDLPDRKRLEIALTYIYGIGKTRAKEILEKTGIDGMKRVGELTPDELNAIRKFIEQNYKVEGDLRREVAVNIKRLMDMGCYRGIRHRLGLPVRGQRTKTNAKTRRKFTGRIKRR; encoded by the coding sequence ATGGCTCGTATAGCTGGTGTAGATTTACCGGATAGAAAAAGACTTGAAATAGCCCTTACCTATATCTACGGAATAGGAAAGACAAGAGCTAAAGAGATATTAGAAAAAACCGGAATAGATGGGATGAAAAGAGTTGGAGAACTTACTCCAGATGAACTAAATGCTATCAGGAAATTTATAGAACAGAACTACAAAGTTGAAGGTGACCTTAGAAGAGAAGTTGCTGTAAATATCAAGAGACTTATGGATATGGGATGTTACAGAGGTATTAGACACAGACTTGGTCTTCCTGTTAGAGGACAGAGAACTAAGACTAATGCAAAAACCAGAAGAAAATTCACAGGAAGAATTAAAAGAAGGTAA
- a CDS encoding DNA-directed RNA polymerase subunit alpha, whose product MPFLEFIKPNKIYWDEATKTENYGKLFVEPLERGYGITLGNALRRVLLSSLESGAITAVKIQGVAHEFTTIDGVLEDVSEIILNLKQIKFKMEEGLDSDIAILEFKGPGEIKASDIKVSSGIQVVDPDVHIATVEDDVEVKMELKIEKGRGYVMVEEMEPPTEIGWIPIDTAFSPIKKCTFKVEPTRVGEKTNYDKLILEFYTDGTITPEEALTKATNILIEHFQLLLNPTTRKVEVVKRAEPESIAEKIEADKLSLAIEELEISSRATNTLKKLGIQTIGDLVKMTEEDLKEAKSIGRKALKEIKEALAELGLELAPSPTKKE is encoded by the coding sequence ATGCCTTTTTTAGAATTTATTAAACCCAATAAGATTTACTGGGATGAAGCAACCAAAACAGAAAATTATGGAAAATTATTTGTTGAACCTCTCGAAAGAGGCTATGGTATAACACTGGGTAATGCTCTCAGAAGAGTTTTACTTTCCTCTCTGGAGAGTGGTGCCATAACAGCTGTTAAAATACAGGGTGTAGCTCATGAATTTACAACGATAGATGGTGTTCTTGAGGATGTATCTGAAATAATTCTCAACCTGAAACAAATTAAATTCAAGATGGAAGAAGGCTTAGATAGTGACATAGCTATTCTTGAGTTCAAAGGGCCAGGGGAAATAAAAGCATCAGACATAAAAGTATCATCTGGTATACAGGTTGTTGATCCTGATGTTCATATAGCAACAGTTGAAGATGATGTTGAAGTAAAAATGGAACTGAAAATAGAAAAAGGCCGTGGATACGTAATGGTTGAAGAAATGGAACCTCCAACAGAAATAGGGTGGATCCCTATAGATACAGCATTCTCTCCAATCAAAAAATGCACATTCAAAGTTGAACCAACAAGAGTTGGAGAAAAAACAAACTACGACAAACTGATACTTGAATTTTACACAGATGGAACAATCACACCTGAAGAAGCTTTAACAAAAGCAACAAATATACTTATAGAACACTTCCAGCTTTTACTGAACCCAACAACAAGAAAGGTTGAAGTTGTAAAGAGAGCTGAACCAGAAAGCATTGCAGAAAAAATAGAAGCAGACAAACTTTCTCTGGCAATAGAAGAACTTGAAATATCTTCAAGGGCTACAAATACATTGAAAAAGCTTGGTATCCAGACAATCGGAGACCTTGTAAAAATGACCGAAGAAGACCTTAAAGAAGCTAAAAGCATAGGAAGAAAAGCCCTTAAAGAAATTAAAGAAGCCCTTGCTGAACTTGGACTTGAACTTGCACCATCCCCAACAAAAAAAGAATAA
- a CDS encoding cytochrome ubiquinol oxidase subunit I codes for MDLLTLSRFQFGMTAFYHFLFVPLTLGLAFMIAILKTLYLKNKNKKYDQLAMFLMKLFAINFAVGVATGLTMEFEFGTNWFQYSKFVGDIFGAPLALEGLMAFFLESTFIGLFLFGKDRISDKMHTFAAWMVALGSTLSALWILIANSWMQTPAGYKIVESPQGIKAVLTNFWEAVVNHSTLIRFLHCVDAGYIVGGFFVMGVMAYYLLKNRHVELAKIGLKFALIFTAIVSVIQIVFGDLHGYEVTQYQPLKMAMMEGKWHSEKGASLDLIGVVDDEKHETKVIIKIPYLLSILSYHDPHAEFKGIFDLVKEYQEIAKKSQEKVKTLKEKLSQLKASNAPKEEIEKVKSELALAKANAKAYNITLDDLPSVSMVFTTFHIMVYLGFFFAAITLWGLFLLKRGTIYTNKAFLWTVLLSIPLPFIATNFGWIAAEVGRQPWLVQGVMLTKDGVSFHPTGNVLFSVIFFMVIYTLIYIVFLYAMIKAIKKGPQEETVEPTSPSQSPATVTAFSKTKM; via the coding sequence ATGGACTTGCTGACATTATCCCGTTTTCAATTCGGGATGACAGCCTTTTATCACTTCCTTTTTGTTCCGCTCACTCTGGGACTTGCCTTTATGATTGCCATTCTCAAAACGCTCTATCTGAAAAACAAAAATAAAAAGTATGACCAGCTGGCAATGTTTCTGATGAAACTGTTTGCCATTAACTTTGCTGTTGGAGTGGCAACAGGTCTTACAATGGAGTTTGAGTTCGGAACAAACTGGTTCCAGTATTCAAAATTTGTAGGTGATATATTTGGTGCTCCACTTGCCCTGGAAGGATTAATGGCATTCTTCCTTGAATCTACATTTATTGGCTTATTCCTGTTTGGTAAAGACAGGATATCTGATAAGATGCACACATTTGCCGCATGGATGGTAGCTCTGGGTAGCACACTTTCTGCACTCTGGATTTTAATTGCAAACTCATGGATGCAAACCCCTGCAGGATACAAAATAGTTGAAAGTCCTCAGGGTATTAAAGCTGTTTTAACTAACTTCTGGGAAGCTGTTGTAAACCATTCAACACTTATCAGATTTCTCCACTGTGTAGATGCCGGATATATTGTTGGTGGATTTTTTGTAATGGGTGTTATGGCTTATTATCTGCTTAAAAATAGACATGTTGAACTGGCAAAAATAGGTCTCAAGTTTGCCCTGATATTTACAGCTATTGTTTCTGTTATTCAAATAGTATTCGGTGATTTACATGGATATGAAGTAACCCAGTATCAGCCTTTAAAAATGGCTATGATGGAGGGTAAATGGCACTCAGAAAAAGGTGCATCCCTTGACTTGATTGGTGTTGTTGATGATGAAAAGCATGAAACAAAGGTAATTATTAAAATTCCTTATCTTCTTAGTATCCTTTCTTATCATGACCCCCATGCAGAGTTTAAAGGAATATTTGATTTAGTTAAGGAATATCAGGAAATAGCTAAAAAATCTCAGGAAAAAGTAAAAACTCTAAAAGAAAAGCTGTCTCAGCTAAAGGCTTCAAACGCTCCTAAAGAAGAAATAGAAAAAGTCAAATCTGAACTTGCTTTAGCTAAAGCAAATGCCAAAGCATACAATATCACCCTTGATGATTTACCATCTGTATCTATGGTGTTTACAACATTTCATATAATGGTTTATCTAGGATTCTTCTTTGCAGCGATTACACTCTGGGGACTGTTCCTGCTTAAAAGAGGAACAATTTACACAAACAAGGCTTTCTTATGGACAGTTCTACTATCTATACCCCTGCCATTTATAGCTACAAACTTCGGTTGGATTGCTGCTGAAGTTGGAAGACAACCATGGCTTGTTCAAGGTGTAATGCTTACAAAGGATGGTGTTTCATTCCATCCAACAGGAAATGTCCTATTTTCAGTAATATTCTTTATGGTGATATACACACTAATCTATATTGTATTTCTGTATGCAATGATTAAAGCGATTAAAAAAGGACCTCAGGAAGAAACTGTTGAACCAACCTCTCCTTCACAATCTCCTGCTACTGTAACAGCATTTTCTAAAACAAAAATGTAA
- a CDS encoding YggT family protein, with the protein MFILANFIEAVSRILDIALTIYMWIVIISALLSWVNPDPHNPIVRFLYNATEPVYRRIRKIIPTVYGGIDIAPIIVLFIIMFLQYFLVPSLHELAIRLRYAG; encoded by the coding sequence ATGTTTATACTGGCAAATTTCATAGAGGCGGTGTCCAGAATACTGGACATCGCCTTAACTATTTATATGTGGATTGTAATTATATCAGCCCTTTTGTCATGGGTTAACCCAGACCCACATAATCCGATAGTTCGATTTCTTTATAATGCCACTGAGCCGGTTTACAGAAGAATTAGAAAAATAATTCCAACGGTATACGGCGGAATAGATATAGCTCCTATCATAGTTCTATTTATAATAATGTTCCTTCAATACTTCCTTGTTCCATCTCTCCATGAGCTTGCAATCAGGCTTAGATATGCAGGCTGA
- the rpmJ gene encoding 50S ribosomal protein L36, giving the protein MKVRSSVKKRCEKCRIIKRNGRVMVICENPRHKQKQG; this is encoded by the coding sequence ATGAAAGTAAGATCTTCAGTTAAAAAAAGATGTGAAAAATGCAGAATAATCAAAAGAAACGGCAGAGTTATGGTTATCTGTGAAAACCCAAGACACAAACAAAAACAAGGATAA
- a CDS encoding branched-chain amino acid transaminase yields MEYVYFEGKIVPEDEAKISIKTNSLHYGTAIFEGIRAYYDKDTDKMWGLFFKEHYQRLFQNMKVLNMEIEENIDDLVEITKELILINKIKSDIYIRPLVYFADLKISPKLVGYTAKIAIYTYPLGDYIDINEGIKAIVSSWTRLNDNMIPPRLKVAGAYVNSAFSKTEAILAGADEAIVLNKNGYVSEGSAENIFIVRNGKLITPPVSDDILEGITRNAIITIAKDLGYEVIERHIARTELYVADEVFFCGTGAQVSPVVEIDNRKIGDGKPGKITKEIQNVYFDAVRGKIEKYRDWVIPIE; encoded by the coding sequence ATGGAATACGTCTATTTTGAAGGAAAAATTGTTCCTGAAGATGAAGCAAAAATCAGTATAAAAACAAACTCTCTCCACTACGGAACAGCAATTTTTGAAGGTATCAGGGCATATTATGATAAAGATACAGACAAAATGTGGGGATTGTTCTTTAAAGAACATTACCAGAGGCTTTTCCAGAATATGAAAGTTCTGAATATGGAAATTGAAGAAAACATTGATGACCTTGTAGAGATAACAAAAGAGCTGATACTGATAAATAAAATAAAATCCGATATCTATATCAGACCTCTGGTATACTTTGCTGACCTGAAAATCAGTCCAAAATTAGTAGGATACACTGCAAAAATAGCCATTTATACATATCCACTGGGAGATTATATAGACATAAATGAAGGAATAAAAGCCATCGTTTCCTCATGGACAAGATTAAACGATAATATGATACCTCCAAGACTGAAGGTTGCAGGTGCTTATGTTAATAGTGCCTTTTCCAAAACAGAGGCTATTTTGGCAGGGGCAGATGAAGCGATAGTCCTAAACAAAAATGGTTATGTGTCTGAAGGTTCTGCAGAGAATATATTTATAGTGAGAAATGGAAAACTGATAACTCCCCCAGTATCAGACGATATTCTTGAGGGAATTACCAGAAACGCAATAATTACAATAGCTAAAGACCTTGGATATGAAGTAATAGAAAGACATATAGCCAGAACAGAACTTTATGTGGCCGATGAGGTATTTTTCTGCGGAACAGGTGCACAGGTTTCTCCTGTAGTTGAGATTGATAACAGAAAAATAGGGGATGGAAAACCAGGAAAAATAACAAAAGAGATACAAAATGTTTATTTTGATGCCGTTAGAGGCAAAATCGAAAAATACAGGGATTGGGTGATACCAATAGAGTGA
- the rpsK gene encoding 30S ribosomal protein S11: protein MAKKRRKSAKKVKRTVPYGIAHIQATFNNTIVTITDKEGNVLTWASGGTEGFKGTRKSTPYAAQKAAEKAAKRAMDEFGMKDIEVWVKGPGAGRESAIRTLAATGLNIKVIKDVTPIPHNGCRPPSKRRV from the coding sequence ATGGCTAAAAAAAGAAGAAAAAGTGCTAAAAAAGTAAAAAGAACCGTTCCATACGGAATAGCTCATATACAGGCTACATTTAATAACACAATTGTTACAATTACAGATAAAGAAGGGAATGTCCTTACATGGGCTTCAGGAGGAACCGAAGGCTTTAAAGGAACAAGAAAATCAACTCCATACGCTGCCCAAAAAGCTGCTGAAAAAGCTGCCAAAAGGGCAATGGATGAATTTGGAATGAAAGATATTGAGGTCTGGGTTAAAGGACCAGGAGCAGGAAGAGAATCTGCAATAAGAACTCTTGCTGCTACAGGACTTAATATAAAAGTAATTAAAGACGTAACACCAATTCCACACAACGGATGTCGTCCACCAAGCAAAAGGAGGGTGTAA
- the rplQ gene encoding 50S ribosomal protein L17, translating into MRHRVKTKSFHRKKEHREALMVNLATALIEHGRIETTLPKAKALRPFVEKLVTLAKKETVHARRLLNSRLRNNTRAATKLFKEIAPLFKERNGGYTRIYKLDKRRRGDDAEMAIIEFVEYPGKEE; encoded by the coding sequence ATGAGACATAGAGTAAAAACAAAAAGCTTCCATAGAAAAAAGGAACACAGAGAAGCGTTAATGGTAAACCTTGCTACAGCATTGATTGAACACGGAAGAATTGAAACAACTCTTCCTAAGGCAAAAGCCCTGAGACCTTTTGTTGAAAAGCTTGTTACACTTGCTAAAAAAGAAACAGTTCACGCAAGAAGATTGCTTAACTCAAGATTGAGAAACAATACAAGAGCGGCAACTAAACTCTTTAAAGAGATAGCGCCACTTTTCAAAGAAAGAAATGGCGGGTATACCAGAATCTACAAGCTTGACAAAAGAAGAAGAGGCGACGATGCCGAAATGGCAATAATTGAATTTGTTGAATATCCAGGTAAAGAAGAATAA
- the map gene encoding type I methionyl aminopeptidase yields the protein MIELKSKEDIEKLRKANKIVAEILQIIKENTKPGMTGVDLDEIARKEAEKRGVKPAFLGLYGFPAALCVSINEEIVHGVPKKDKKIKEGDIVSIDFGVIYDGWYGDAAISYVVGDKISDRKKRLLEGVERALMAGIEKCVPGNTLKDIAAAIEGTLEAYRLAPICDYGGHGIGRKPHEEPHVSNCVANAEDVVLKPGMVLAIEPMATLGRRKNFYRKLKDGWTVVSKEKAMAAHFEHSVAITENGPDILSKLD from the coding sequence ATGATTGAATTAAAAAGTAAAGAAGATATAGAAAAGCTTAGAAAAGCGAATAAGATTGTTGCAGAAATACTGCAGATTATAAAGGAAAATACTAAGCCTGGAATGACAGGTGTTGACCTAGATGAGATAGCAAGAAAGGAAGCTGAAAAAAGAGGAGTTAAACCTGCTTTTCTGGGTTTATACGGATTTCCGGCAGCCTTATGCGTTTCTATAAATGAAGAAATAGTTCATGGTGTGCCAAAAAAGGATAAAAAGATAAAAGAAGGTGATATTGTTAGCATAGATTTTGGCGTTATTTATGATGGCTGGTATGGAGATGCTGCCATCTCTTATGTTGTTGGAGACAAAATAAGCGATAGAAAAAAGAGACTGCTGGAAGGCGTTGAAAGGGCTTTAATGGCCGGTATAGAAAAATGCGTTCCAGGTAATACTTTAAAAGATATTGCGGCTGCTATAGAAGGCACGTTGGAGGCCTACCGACTCGCCCCTATATGCGATTATGGGGGACATGGAATTGGGCGTAAGCCCCATGAGGAACCACACGTTTCTAACTGTGTGGCAAATGCTGAAGATGTTGTTTTAAAGCCAGGTATGGTTCTTGCGATAGAACCGATGGCAACACTTGGTAGAAGAAAAAACTTCTACCGTAAATTAAAGGATGGCTGGACAGTGGTTTCAAAGGAAAAAGCTATGGCTGCTCACTTTGAGCATTCTGTAGCTATTACAGAAAACGGTCCAGACATACTTTCTAAACTTGATTAG
- the cydB gene encoding cytochrome d ubiquinol oxidase subunit II codes for MPVEMFTTLEGIWFLLAGVFLVGYALTDGFDLGTGILTIFTKKDENRQILYNAVAPVWDGNEVWLIAGGGMLFAAFPVVYAASFSGFYLAILIVLWALIGRAIAFEYRNKKDSPVWKNTWDWIYWIGNFVPALLFGVAVGNAVIGVPIDQQGVYHGSFFTLLRPAPLLMGVVGVFMFLMHGMAYLLRKTEGEVFNLARKFAYISFFGYIGTLIVTDFLLVITAPYLYSNYFKYPLFWIAPAMIVIGLILYLKYLSGGQYNKVIYGSTLTTIGTVLTIAFASYPVLMRSTINPEYNLTIWNSASSHITLTVMLVSTLIFMPIVIFYTVYVYRVFKGKVSAEGGYH; via the coding sequence ATGCCTGTGGAAATGTTTACAACACTTGAGGGAATATGGTTCCTGCTTGCAGGTGTGTTCCTTGTTGGATATGCATTAACAGATGGATTTGACCTCGGAACAGGAATATTAACAATATTCACCAAAAAAGATGAAAATAGACAAATCTTATACAATGCCGTTGCTCCTGTATGGGATGGAAATGAAGTATGGCTTATAGCCGGGGGTGGAATGCTGTTTGCAGCATTCCCTGTTGTTTATGCTGCTTCTTTTAGTGGATTTTATCTGGCTATTTTGATTGTTCTGTGGGCTTTAATCGGAAGGGCTATAGCCTTTGAATACAGAAACAAAAAAGACAGCCCTGTATGGAAAAACACATGGGACTGGATTTACTGGATAGGTAATTTTGTTCCTGCACTACTTTTCGGTGTTGCTGTTGGAAATGCAGTTATCGGTGTTCCCATTGACCAGCAGGGAGTTTATCATGGTTCGTTTTTTACACTTCTTAGACCTGCACCGCTACTTATGGGTGTAGTTGGTGTGTTTATGTTCCTTATGCATGGAATGGCTTACCTGCTTAGAAAAACAGAAGGAGAAGTGTTTAATCTTGCAAGGAAATTTGCATATATCAGCTTTTTTGGATACATTGGCACACTTATAGTCACAGATTTTCTACTGGTTATCACTGCACCTTATCTTTACTCTAACTACTTCAAATATCCTTTATTCTGGATAGCACCTGCTATGATTGTTATCGGACTTATTCTTTATCTGAAGTATCTCTCAGGCGGGCAGTATAACAAAGTTATCTATGGTTCCACTCTGACAACAATTGGAACAGTTTTGACAATAGCCTTTGCATCTTACCCTGTGCTTATGAGGTCAACAATAAATCCTGAATATAACCTGACAATCTGGAATTCTGCCTCATCCCATATAACACTTACTGTAATGCTGGTATCAACCCTTATATTTATGCCTATTGTGATTTTTTACACAGTGTATGTTTACAGAGTATTCAAAGGAAAAGTATCAGCAGAAGGCGGATACCATTAA
- the truD gene encoding tRNA pseudouridine(13) synthase TruD encodes MNLEKHIKQKPSDFIVEEVFDYKLSPLGKYQLYQLKKINLSTLQVVRFLSGLFKIKPSEIGFAGLKDKFAITTQYLSFPLDLNIPDSLCFVNKAGRLVETDKLDFYKQQGFCIKKIGYIDNPINLGDNKGNNFTIKVTNLTKNHKKLIYENLDIVKKYGCANYFGEQRFGSVKGRNDFIFKYLLEEKYEKALKTYFSIKGNIKNWGNWERLYKDLKGNLEQYEKDLILGLKRGLTPEKAIRILSKNIRLMFNFAFQSYLWNEYLRKYIEAKYPYKRVPFIHNWKLSFYLEVDDIEYLKNLEISYTAQEYKPQDRLLQEIIEETLWENNVHPEYFEKEVAGIKVLTDGLRKAIFFPENLKIKGKTKNSITLSFFLPTGSYATILLRNLLS; translated from the coding sequence ATGAACCTTGAAAAGCATATCAAACAGAAACCATCTGATTTTATTGTAGAAGAAGTCTTTGATTATAAACTATCCCCTTTAGGTAAATACCAGTTATACCAGCTAAAAAAAATAAACCTATCCACCTTACAGGTAGTTAGATTTTTATCCGGCCTTTTTAAAATAAAACCTTCAGAGATAGGCTTTGCAGGTTTAAAAGATAAATTTGCTATAACAACCCAGTATTTGTCTTTCCCTTTAGACCTGAATATTCCGGACTCCTTATGTTTTGTGAACAAGGCAGGTAGACTGGTAGAAACAGATAAACTGGATTTTTACAAACAGCAGGGATTTTGTATAAAAAAAATTGGTTATATAGACAATCCTATTAACCTTGGAGATAATAAAGGAAATAATTTCACCATAAAAGTCACCAATCTAACAAAAAATCACAAAAAACTAATCTATGAAAATCTTGATATTGTCAAAAAATACGGGTGTGCAAACTACTTTGGTGAACAGAGATTTGGCAGTGTGAAAGGCAGAAATGATTTTATATTTAAATATCTCCTTGAGGAAAAATATGAAAAAGCCCTGAAAACATACTTTTCAATAAAGGGAAATATAAAAAACTGGGGAAACTGGGAGAGACTTTACAAAGATCTAAAAGGAAATCTGGAACAGTATGAAAAAGATCTGATTTTAGGTCTAAAAAGAGGGCTTACACCTGAAAAAGCAATCAGAATACTATCTAAGAATATCAGACTTATGTTTAATTTTGCCTTCCAGTCTTATCTTTGGAATGAGTATCTCAGAAAATATATTGAAGCAAAATACCCATATAAAAGGGTTCCTTTTATTCATAACTGGAAACTTAGCTTTTATCTTGAGGTTGATGATATAGAATATCTGAAAAATCTGGAAATTTCATACACAGCACAGGAATACAAACCACAGGATAGGCTTTTACAGGAAATAATAGAAGAGACTTTATGGGAGAATAATGTTCATCCAGAATATTTTGAAAAAGAAGTAGCGGGGATAAAGGTCTTAACAGATGGTCTTAGAAAGGCAATTTTTTTCCCTGAAAATCTGAAAATAAAAGGAAAAACAAAAAACTCAATCACCCTCAGCTTTTTCCTTCCCACCGGAAGTTATGCCACTATCCTCCTTAGAAATCTCCTTTCCTGA
- a CDS encoding adenylate kinase — MARTYIFLGPPGAGKGTQAQRLVEEKGFVQISTGDILREAVKNGTELGKKAKEYMDAGKLVPDDIIIGIIKDKLKELEGKDIILDGFPRTIPQAEALDKMLAEVGRQLDGVILFDVPDEEVIKRLSGRRVDPKTGKVYHIIYNPPPPDVEVIQRDDDKEEVIKKRLEVYHSQTAPLIEYYKKQNKLLVIDATKSPDEVYKELLSVLK; from the coding sequence ATGGCAAGAACATATATATTCCTTGGACCTCCGGGAGCGGGTAAAGGGACACAGGCTCAAAGACTTGTTGAAGAAAAAGGTTTTGTTCAGATATCCACAGGGGATATTCTAAGGGAAGCCGTAAAAAACGGAACCGAGCTTGGTAAAAAAGCCAAAGAGTATATGGACGCAGGTAAGCTTGTTCCTGATGATATTATAATCGGAATTATAAAAGATAAGCTCAAAGAGTTAGAAGGAAAAGATATTATATTAGATGGATTCCCAAGAACAATTCCACAGGCTGAAGCTCTGGACAAAATGCTTGCTGAAGTCGGAAGACAGCTTGATGGTGTTATACTTTTCGATGTTCCAGATGAAGAAGTAATAAAAAGACTTTCAGGAAGAAGAGTAGACCCTAAAACAGGCAAAGTTTATCACATAATATACAATCCACCACCTCCAGATGTAGAGGTAATCCAAAGAGACGATGACAAAGAAGAAGTAATCAAAAAAAGACTTGAAGTATATCACTCACAGACAGCACCTCTTATTGAATATTACAAAAAACAGAATAAATTACTGGTCATAGATGCTACAAAATCACCGGATGAAGTTTACAAAGAACTTTTATCTGTGCTAAAATAA
- the rpsD gene encoding 30S ribosomal protein S4, translated as MGRYLGPLTKVSRRLGVFVGGNLKAFQNRNFPPGQHGRVQGRKVKLSDYAVRLQEKQKLRYLYGGLREKQFKRYFDEAARIAGIKGGNTGQIFLQLLERRLDNVVYRLGFAKTRRQARQLVRHGHFLVNGKKVDIPSYRVDPGDIIELREKSRKSPLFKENLENRDPRSIPNWLELDKDNFRGKVLEIPQEIELEIPVNVQLIIEYYSM; from the coding sequence ATGGGTAGATATTTAGGACCTTTAACAAAAGTAAGTAGAAGACTTGGCGTATTTGTTGGCGGAAATTTAAAAGCATTTCAAAATAGAAACTTCCCACCTGGACAGCACGGAAGGGTTCAGGGAAGAAAAGTAAAACTTTCTGACTATGCTGTTCGTCTTCAAGAAAAGCAAAAACTGAGATATCTCTACGGTGGCTTAAGGGAAAAACAATTCAAAAGATACTTTGATGAAGCTGCAAGAATAGCAGGTATCAAAGGTGGAAATACAGGTCAAATCTTCCTTCAACTTCTGGAGAGAAGACTGGATAATGTTGTTTACAGGCTTGGTTTTGCTAAAACAAGAAGACAGGCAAGGCAGCTTGTTAGACACGGACATTTCCTTGTAAATGGTAAAAAAGTTGATATTCCATCTTACAGGGTTGACCCGGGAGATATCATTGAGCTTAGAGAAAAAAGCAGAAAATCTCCATTATTTAAAGAAAACTTAGAAAATAGAGACCCAAGAAGTATTCCAAACTGGCTTGAACTGGATAAGGACAACTTCAGAGGAAAAGTTCTTGAAATTCCTCAAGAGATAGAACTTGAAATTCCAGTAAATGTTCAGCTGATTATTGAGTACTACTCAATGTAA
- the infA gene encoding translation initiation factor IF-1: MAKKKKKEEKEKGIVVEGTVEEALPNAMFRVKLDTGHEVLAHVSGKMRMHFIRILPGDRVKVELSPYDLTRGRIIFRM; the protein is encoded by the coding sequence ATGGCGAAGAAAAAGAAAAAGGAAGAAAAGGAAAAAGGCATAGTTGTTGAGGGAACTGTAGAAGAAGCTCTTCCTAATGCTATGTTCAGAGTTAAGTTAGACACAGGGCATGAAGTGCTTGCCCATGTATCCGGAAAGATGAGAATGCATTTTATCCGTATTTTACCTGGGGATAGGGTAAAGGTGGAATTGTCACCTTATGACCTGACCAGAGGAAGAATAATATTTAGAATGTGA